The DNA window AGCTCCCCAAAaatggtgctgctggcagtgcaggggtcccccctgctgtgggctgaAGGCACAGTTGCAGTGTGCACACAGCTATGACAAGGAACCAGAAGCAGCCAAGAGTGCTAttgctctgtgtctgtgtgtgttcctTCCAGAGTGAGGGAGCTATAATCTAAACCTTCAGGGGAACAAAAGGCACTGCTGGAGGAAGTGTAAAAAATGTGGAGATGTTTTAAGTAGCCAATGCCATATTTCCTTGGCTAAAGCCCCAAGGAAACAGAGCAGGGACTGTTGTCCAGGAAATTCAACTGCGCATTCTCAAACTTCTACTGGGGAATTTTTTGGCTTGGTTTCCTAATTGACAGTATTAAAATTAAACCAgtattttgctttctcctcaGCTGATTTTGGCCTTTCTGTTCAGCTCATCCCTGAGCAAAATCAACGGTGCTCAGTGATCGGGACTCCTTGGTGGATGGCACCTGAAGTGGTGAAGCGTCAACCATATGGCCCCAAAGTGGACGTGTGGTCTTTTGGAATTGTGGCAATTGAAATGGCCGAACAAAAAACTCCTTATGACAGTTTCACTGCTCGATTGGTAAGGAGCAAATACTCTCTGATCCCGCTGTCTTTCTCACCTGTCCCGTGTTCTCTGCTCACTGGACAAAATCCCATGGCCATCTGCTGGAAGTACTTCCACCAAGGCCCCTTCTACAAatgtccctgcagcacatcagcaTCTGCTGTAGCTTTGGTTGCAGCAGTGGGGGAACTCAAGCCTTACCTTGCCCAAACCATCTCCATTCTCAGGCAGCATTTTGCTTTGGCTTAGAAGTCGTTCCAGCTCTTTTGGCTGTGTAGATGGCCCCAAGAATAGGAAACAAGCATCTCAGAGCTGGTGTTATCTTTCCAGAAATTAAGCAAAGAAACTCAAACCAAACCAAGTTTCTAAATCAGTGCTTTTGAAAGAAGAAGTGCACCCCCATTCTTCTCACAGGGAAACTTGCCTGAAACCTGGAGATGAGGCTGTAAAGCCAGAGTCTCTTCTGCTTCttgtgcagtgctgctgagacACTCAGTGACCACCTTCTTTCATAACCCAAGCCCCTTTCTCCATATCACCAAGCTGGAGCCTGGTGATGGGGAGAGCCTGCCAAAACCTCCTGTTTGTTTCCTGGCACCTTCTGGGATGGGCACAGCGTTAATGCATTGACTTGAGAATCCAACGAGCACAGGGTTACCACAGGGGTGACGCTTCTGATTTCACcatgaatattttccttttgccacATAAGGGAACCTGAAAGTTTCAGAGTGCTgagagacagagctgcaggtggcTCCTGTGTGCCCAAACAGGCATTTTCAACCCAATACATTTGTGGAGGCATCTTAATGTGTCTGTGTTGAAAATGAGATTCCAAATGTTTGTTTCCTTCCCTGAGGAACACCTCctgcatttcctttcttttcttccaattaCCATCATTTTCAAGAACAGGACAAAAAGCTGGATGAGTTTTGTTTTATGGCAGCTGTGGTTAAGGGACCAACAAGCACTGCAGAGATTCTTTTCATATAAGAATCCTTGGAAATAGTGGAGTTAGTTAGAATAGCAAAATCCCTCTTCCAAAAAGGCTGCCAAGCTGGTGGGAATCCTCAGAGATGGAAACATGTATTTGCTGATGTAGTTGCCACTAACTAGATCAGGCAATGAAATCAGCTGCCATGGCAAGATCTGCTGGATGTTGGCAAAGCTGTGGCTTTGgggcttgggttttttcatgATACAGGAAAGTCGTCATCCAAATGATACAGTAAAGTcatctctgcctctctgccagGGCAAAAACTGCCACTGCAGAGTGCAGCTTAAACAATGGGCTCTGGGAGAGCAGTTCCAGATGGGAAAGAAGCAGGTGGAgccttgtgtttcctttttctccaggctaaatacCACATAGCCACAGAAGGgaccccacagctgcagcagcccgACCAATTCTCGCCTTTGCTGCGTgacttcctgagctgctgcctgcagaaagGCGAGGCGCAGCGCTGGTCtgccaaggagctgctgcaggtaaAATGCCAAAAGGGCTGCAGGTGAAACAGTGTCCGAGGGATGGGCTCCTCCTCCACTGAAATCCAAGGCATCAAATGAGCCTCCATCCTCCTCACTTCCAACCTTGATGCTGTTCAGCTGACAACGGGGAGGAATCCTagactgggctgggctggcagggagtgctgggttttagcgctggctaaaatcaccagggcacttcctcatttcttgctgggagctatggattaggagaagggcaaaacaggcttcaaacttaaaaggaataacaaATTGTATTATCAGGCCCACAGGAATAAGaaaggtctcatctgtgtagtgaaagggttcaATCTCACCCAGGTCATGGCAGTCacggtgttggatttcaggctgtgctgggcccctCTCTCTGCCCGGTAGCCGCTGGGA is part of the Poecile atricapillus isolate bPoeAtr1 chromosome 26, bPoeAtr1.hap1, whole genome shotgun sequence genome and encodes:
- the LOC131588632 gene encoding serine/threonine-protein kinase PAK 2-like codes for the protein MAPEVVKRQPYGPKVDVWSFGIVAIEMAEQKTPYDSFTARLAKYHIATEGTPQLQQPDQFSPLLRDFLSCCLQKGEAQRWSAKELLQHQFITSAMPGSSLAPLIVAVKKWKEETGMRQSI